A window from Thioclava sp. GXIMD2076 encodes these proteins:
- a CDS encoding DUF2848 domain-containing protein: MLFSVNGRTLPIAFSNLIVAGWTGRNADAIAHHIEELAALGVAPPSTTPLYYRVSAPLLTQASEIEVVGADSSGEVEPLIVQTGAERYLGMASDHTDRALEAHSVAMSKQVCAKPCATALWPWAEVEDHLEEIEMRSYIFEGGDWVLYQEGTLASIRPLTDLIDGSGLADLAQNGAVGMLCGTFGAIGGVRPAPRFRMEMRDPVLGRTITHEYDSVSLADVA, translated from the coding sequence ATGCTGTTTTCCGTCAACGGGCGCACCCTGCCTATCGCATTTTCCAATCTGATCGTCGCGGGCTGGACGGGGCGCAATGCCGATGCCATCGCCCATCATATCGAGGAACTGGCCGCCCTTGGGGTGGCGCCGCCCTCGACCACGCCGCTATACTACCGCGTCTCGGCGCCGCTGCTGACCCAAGCCTCCGAGATAGAGGTGGTGGGCGCCGACAGTTCGGGCGAGGTCGAACCGCTCATCGTGCAGACGGGCGCCGAGCGCTATCTGGGCATGGCCTCGGACCATACCGACCGCGCGCTCGAGGCGCATTCTGTGGCGATGTCGAAACAGGTCTGCGCCAAACCCTGCGCCACCGCCCTCTGGCCCTGGGCCGAGGTCGAGGACCATCTCGAAGAGATCGAGATGCGGTCCTATATCTTCGAGGGCGGCGACTGGGTGCTCTATCAGGAGGGCACGCTGGCGAGCATCCGCCCGCTGACCGATCTGATCGACGGTTCGGGTCTGGCCGATCTCGCGCAGAACGGGGCCGTGGGTATGCTCTGCGGCACCTTCGGCGCTATTGGTGGCGTGCGTCCGGCCCCGCGTTTCCGCATGGAGATGCGCGATCCGGTTCTGGGTCGCACCATCACCCACGAATATGACAGCGTCTCTTTGGCGGATGTCGCATGA